In one window of Pristiophorus japonicus isolate sPriJap1 chromosome 9, sPriJap1.hap1, whole genome shotgun sequence DNA:
- the LOC139274166 gene encoding epidermal differentiation-specific protein-like — protein MTGRIILFENPNFVGPAYCFRDKVNNLADVSWSDRAQSLTVQGKHWVAYTDMEQEGEGLRGKGEFVVYGEGDHVLSDKMKERIKFLRLVTEALDVRKIKLYQHTDYKGRKHIAQNDETDLKNSKFDNMASSHKVTGGVWILYDGPHFTGDCFIAFKGDDIQDYGKYKYNDKVSSLQPLNSDDFILPKSAAENCADPATEELSRPNAGPSAPNSALPSTD, from the coding sequence ATGACCGGCAGGATTATCCTGTTCGAGAATCCCAACTTTGTCGGCCCTGCGTACTGCTTTAGAGACAAAGTGAATAACCTTGCGGATGTTTCGTGGAGTGACCGTGCTCAATCCCTGACGGTGCAAGGCAAACACTGGGTTGCATACACGGACATGGAGCAAGAAGGAGAGGGACTCCGTGGCAAGGGAGAATTCGTGGTTTATGGAGAAGGGGACCATGTGCTGTCTGACAAGATGAAGGAACGGATCAAATTCTTGCGCCTGGTGACAGAAGCGCTAGATGTGAGAAAGATTAAACTGTACCAACACACTGATTATAAAGGTAGGAAGCACATTGCCCAGAATGATGAAACAGATCTGAAAAATTCTAAGTTCGACAATATGGCCTCGTCCCACAAGGTGACGGGAGGCGTGTGGATCCTATACGACGGTCCCCATTTCACAGGCGATTGTTTCATCGCCTTTAAAGGTGACGACATCCAAGACTACGGAAAATATAAATACAATGACAAGGTGTCTTCACTGCAACCCTTAAACAGCGACGATTTTATTCTGCCAAAATCAGCTGCGGAAAACTGTGCAGACCCAGCCACCGAAGAGTTGAGCAGACCCAACGCCGGGCCCTCTGCTCCGAATTCTGCCCTCCCCTCTACTGATTGA